The Gadus morhua chromosome 18, gadMor3.0, whole genome shotgun sequence DNA segment ACTCAGATCCTATCAATTCATCACCCTTTTGCATGTTTTCAGCAGCCTCTGTATGTTCCATCCTTGTACAGACATTTCTTCCTACAACCGAGTTGCTGTCTTGTAAATAGTGTAGAAattaagattttttttaaacaatgcaATTCATTTAAATCTTTCAATCATTTTAAAGTTTGTTTTGcaatctatacatatatatatatatatataaacatatctatattttttggtctttctgtgtgtgttgttgcgtAGAAAGAATAAAGGACTGTAGTGCTGTGTGAAATGTTGCGTGTTGAAAGGATGCTGTTGTGTTTCATTAGACCATGTATAGCTATAACCCACGTAGGAAGAGCAGAGATCAGGGAGGAAACCTGAGGCAGCTGTGGGGTTCCTGATTAACTCAATAGGATGAGAGCAATTATAGCATTACTACTTTCACACAGAAACAGCACCATGCTTCACATGCCTTTCACAAGGACGGTGTGCACGTGAGTTGTGCACGAATGTACGCAGCAATGGTTTTATTCTTTCTATTCACTTAAAGATATACCCAGAATTCTCCATGTTCACGGGTAACAATTAACACCAAACAATCTTTTCAATAAACGTTACTCCTCGAAGATAGCATATCAGCTGCCATGGTGAGCTGTAAACTAAACATTCTCATTCAAAGTGCTCTAAAGTGTTCTAAACTGTAAAGCATGACTTTTGGTGCCTGTGCTGCCTGATATTTGTGGAGAGGAAGAGCAGCTCAATCTAAACATGTGGACATATTGCTGTATCTGAGCCAAGGAGAGGTTCATCGCAGGCCGCTGTGCGTAACGTTATCGCCGGTATTGAATGAGGACAACAACTCTTTGTGGTATTTGGCCCAAGGCACTTAACCGGCGCTTAGTCGATTAGACGTCTAAGAGGCTTTGGATTAGCATTAGCCAGGTGAACAGGGGAACAGCAAACACGTCAGGGGCGGAGGAGCTAGAGCAGAACCAGGGGAAGGAAACATTAGGTGGGTGGAGGGAAAGAGGTAGAGAAGATATTGATGAGAGACTATGGGATTCTCCATTGCGcaaaatatgtaggcctatgcgtGTATTGGGCCCATCCTAAAATATAAATCAAACACTGACCCAATGACATTGGGAATTAAACGATGTAGAATGGTGTGTTGGAACAAAACAATGTTATTTTGGGGTGTGATGGGAGAAATTAAGCATCTGAGTCATACAATGCATTTGCTTTATTTGCATAcatccaaatatatatatgatagcATGGTCTGACTTCCCATGGGCCCCCCGTAACTGAATCGGCCTGCTTTGAGCTATCGCTGaatgttgaacacacacacacacacacacacacacacacacacacacacacacacacacacacacacacacacacacacacacacacacacacacacacacacacacacacacacacacacacacacacacacacgttctaaTGTGTAGAGATGGTGTTCTGCTGCTCTCTGTTGGTGGTTGCTGGTACCAATAAAACAGGCGGAAGTTTAAAAAATGCTTGTATGTAGGCACCGTTCTCTGTACTTGCTTTCCTATTGCATTGTTCTGATAAGACACCAATATAGCGCCGTTGAAAtgtagttcaattatgaccCCCGCCTTTTTTGTATTAGTGACCAGAGTTCTGAAATGATAAACGGGGCATTTGTAGTTTGGCGGTCCCAATATCAACCTATATCAGAtttcttaaataaaaaaaattaacatatTTCCATTGTGCCTATTAATGTCaaatgtagtaggcctactgtaataAAGTATTGGTTTGTAAAAATGACTGTATAGTATGATGTTTTTAAGCTTTGGTAAACCTGTCAAAGAATACTATAAAGTAAAGTAGGTAGGGCCTACTAAAAGAGATCGTTGTATAATGTATTGATATGGTTTATGATCGGTCTGGTTATGGTATAAAGTCCATAGATAGACCCACATAGCCAGGTCGTGTTGCAGACTTAGATAGACGAGACACATTTTCCGAAGATCTTCTAATTAATATTCATGGGCTAACGAGAACCTGCCATTTGAAAATCTATTAATATATTATGGATGGATGGGTACCATTCCGGGGACAGCTCGAGACTGGGAGAGCCCACCAGCAGAAACGTGGAAGTTGGGGCGAAACTACcgttaaaaataaaaacctaaACCGATATATTACTATCCCGCTAGATGGTGTCGTTTCATCAAAAAGTGTGCATTGGACTTAATTTGTAAAGGTGGGCTTTCAGGTAAAAACGGGCCCCTCTCCACTTAAGAAGCCTAAAACAAGTCTAAGCAAGAAATATGCAAACATTGAATCAAGAACATAATCACAAAATTGTTCCGATAATTAAATGTGGAATAGTAATACATAAAAGTATTGTGGACAAAAAACTAAACGTTTTTTGACCACCAAATAAACAAGAGACATGGACTTAATGCCCTCAAAACTGTTATATTAACCAATCAAAGGACAGGAAGAGTGGCCTACTGTGATCTGCATACGGACTTCACTCTAACAGACAagtgcacccacacacgcacaaacacacactcatacgcgcacggagatagagagagatagaggcagagggaggcagagagaggccgagataggcagagagaggcagggagataGAGAGCGTGTGACTAGAGCAGCTCAGTGGAGCATTGTTAAAGCTGTGAGAGGACAATGCACGGCCCCCTCCCTGAATACTCACCATACCAGCTGGCTGCCCATACTAACACCACCGCCCATTACAATCTCTGCAGCCATGtcgccaagcccccccccctcccacacacaaaaatacacacacacacacacacacacacacacacacacacactaatacatacattcatgcatacaGATGACACAAATACAACGCTGTTGGACGCACAATCCCCCTCAATATTCCTGTACAATATAGCGCTGTAAagggaacacagacacacatatacacacacacacacacacacacacacacaccaacacacacggtGCGTTTGGTTACAGGAATGCGGTGCCCTTGCTCAATAGGACAGGGCTAGAATAAAGAGGGAGCAAGCGatagtgtgttaatgtgtgtgtgtgtgtgtgtgtgtgtgtgtgtgtgtgtgtgtgtgtgtgtgtgtgtgtgtgtgtgtgtgtgtgtgtgtgtgtgggtgtgtgggtgggtgggtgggtgtagttgtgttggtgggtgggtgtagttgtgttggtgtgtgcatttgtgtgtgtgtatttgtactgACAAACACTGAAGGCAAGACATACATGTACAAGTCTCTCTCgttcacgctctctctctcctctctcgctctctctctcacacacgcacgcacccacacacacacaaatatactcacacatacacagtagtGAATGTGTTATAGCTGTGGTacagttctctccagtcacctGTCTATCCTTTTAACCACGACTAGaccaactgccccccccccccccattccctcCTGCTCGTGGGTGGAACCCCCACACTGAGGCAAAAGCACCAAACAGCAGGGTGTGAACCAGAGAGTCTGTGTTTATATTTATCTGACGCCATTAACACCATAGAACACCTGCATACACACTCCATAGATCACAGACAAATGATGGACAGGATCGCTTGGACAACAGGTGGGCATACCTTACCTACCCCGGGTCCATTCTACTCCACCGTTGTCCTTGCATTGCTTGCtctcctctgtgtttgtgtgtgtgtgtgtgtgtgtgtgtgtgtgtgtgtgtgtgtgtgtgtgtgtgtgtgtgtgtgtgtgtgtgtgtgtgtgtgtgtgtgtgtgtgtgtgtgtgtgtgtgtgtgtgtgtgtgtgtgtgtgtgtgtgtacgtgcgtgcgtgcgtgcgtgtgtgtgtgtgtgtgtgtgtgtgtgtgtgcgcgtgtgcgcgcgcgtgcgtggaCATAAAAGTGGGGTGGGGGCTGCCGGATGAGGGGCTGAagcctcctcccctctctccaatCTGGAACGCGCCGCGCGCTCCTGAGCACTCGTGCAACTCGGCTACTGTAATCTTATGATAGAGCCTCGGACCCCATTCCTGAATATCTACACATCGGGCAGACTGCGACCGGCTCGGGATAGGGAAAGTTCATGCAAGGATACCGTCAGTAAGGGCCGAAACTTGCAAGGAGAAGCCGCGTTTTGTTGAACAACAAGCGCGAGTGagagaataaaaataaactgtgtgaagaagaagaaacttTTTCAAACTTTGAGGAGAGCGGTGTGAAGATTTGAAAAACAACCCTGGACCACTACAACGGTACTTATCAAAGTCTAGCCGGTCGATACCTATTCAAACACGACCCAGTTACGTTATCTGTTGGTGTGTAAGTGCGCCCCACTGTTGACTGGACTGGAGTTTTGTAGACTAGATTCACTGTCGGTCCTCGGGTCGACTCCCGATCCCGCTGGCTCGCGCATCTCAGTCTCTCAGCCCAGTCGCCATTATTTTGTGTGACTTTTTGTTAAAGTTTTCATAACGTGGTTTTCTCTCACCAACAAAGTCATGGTTGGGGAGACAGAGGTAAAAGAGAGACCAAAGTCCAGCCCGGACTACTTAATGCAGCTCATGAATGATCGGAAGGTGATGAGTTCCCTCCCCAACTTCAGCGGCATCTTCACGCACCTGGAGCGGCTTCTGGATGAAGGTATGGATACAATCCTCCTGACAGCTTTCTTTCCTTACAgtgacattttattttatttcaaatctATTTGATTTTAGAGGAACAGCAGAAATACATTTACCTCCAATTAACCTCAAATGTTGACGTTAGAGAAATGCCATTACACCAACAAGTGGTGTGAATGGACTCTGTGTCACCAGAGCCTCGAGTCATATGGGCCAAGGATAAGCTAATTTGTTGCGAAGAGAGGGGACacacaaccgtgtgtgtgtgtgtgtgtgtgtgtgtgtgtgtgtgtgtgtgtgtgtgtgtgtgtgtgtgtgtgtgtgtgtgtgtgtgtgtgtgtgtgtgtgtttgtgcgtgtgtgtgcgtgtgcgtgttagaGGGGGAACAAACAGACAGTTGTTAGTCTCTTCCAGTGACCTAATGCGCATGCTTATGTGAATGTCGCAGCCCATCCCCGACCAGGCACGAGGACATGTCAGTGTGAAATATATTGGATTTGCTTGCGGTTCATGTTGTACATTGTTTTCCTGTGTTCTCTCAACAATGTATTCATGCCCACTTGTTCATGTTCATGCTTCAAAGTGATGTCTGGAGAACTACAGCCCTCCTGTTTTAAGAGACCAAAATGTGTTGAAGTGGTGGATGTAAAATTGAAGAAAGGCTTCATGACATTGGCCTTCTGTTGAACGAACTAATAGAAGAGGCAGAGGTTAACTTAGGACACTAGATCTGGATGAGTCACTTGACATCGCAGGGTTGCACTTTGACCAGTTGTCTTATAGAGGTTGTTCCTTCTCATCCTGTCTGCATTTTCAAACACATTTAATATTAACAATGAAACGTAAATGTGCCCaaattgacacacaaacaccaacacacacttccTCAGGAAACAAAAGCCAGAGAGAAACACATCAAAAATAACTATATTCATACATGTCATGTCTGGTTTGACGTATTTGTGATAATCTAACAGACCATCATTGAGCACAAGCTTCTCCTCAGCCAAGGCTGAGCGGCCAAGCTCCATATGAATCAActcaacaaagagagagagatacctgTTGGGGAATCGGTTTGGGCCAGATTTGCAACCACTTAGGTGTTGTCTATTTATAAACGCCCTGACAGGTTGAAGTGTTGTGATAAAGCCCTATGATAGCAGAACCCCCactaccacaaccaccaccacctcctcctctaccaccaTCCCCCTCCCACATTCCTCTACCTCCCGACCCTGTTGTCCTACCCAGTATGTTTTACTGCTCCTTTTCTCAGCCCATTTTAGAATTTCCTGTAGTCAACGTTCaatccaatgtgtgtgtgtgtgtgtgtgtgtgtgtgtgtgtgtgtgtgtgtgtgtgtgtgtgtgtgtgtgtgtgtgtgtgtgtgtgtgtgtgtgtgtgtgttcttggttctgcctttttttgtgtgtgcatgtgtttgttagttgatttgtgtttgtgtgtgtgtgtgtgtgtgtgtgggtgtgtgtgtgtgtgtgtgtgtgtgtgtgtgtgtgtgtgtgtgtgtgtgtgtgtgtgtgtgtgtgtgtgtgtgtgtgtgtgtgtgtgtgtgtgtgtgtgtgtgtgtgtgtccgagggACAAGGGTGTCAGTCTGatgatgtttgttttgtgtattgTTTGAGTTGTCATAGGAGGGTAGTCACCTTTAGGTGTGGGGTCAAAGGGAGTTATTAAAGGTCCACATGCTTGTTATTTTGGCTGGGGAGGCTGTAATTGGGAAGACCAGGCTGTGGTTATTATCGGTAGGACTTATCACTCACCCCGCACGCGGACCGGCACAACGCTGAGGTCACAGGATattctctctgagtgtgtgtgtttgctttcctgtgtgtgtatgtctctatgtgtgtgtgcctgtgtgtgtggatgtgtgtgtctgtgtgtgtgtgtgtctgagtgtgtgtgtttgcttttcggtgtgtgtatgtctctatgcgtgtgtgtgcatgtgtgtgtgtgtgtgtgagagagttagaCAATAATAACACACTGGTGTGGATGATTTttcctgtgcgtgtgttgtcTGTAATTGTATATAGGCTTATGTTTGTTTGGGTGTCtcagtttttctgtgtgtgtgtttgtgtgtgtgtgtgtgtgtgtgtgtgtgtgtgtgtgtgtgtgtgtgtgtgtgtgtgtgtgtgtgtgtgtgtgaatgtgtgagtatCTGcgcaggtctgtctgtctttatctttgtgtgtgtgtgtgtgtgtgtgtgtgtgtgtgtgtgtgtgtgtgtgtgtgtgtgtgtgtgtgtgtgtgtgtgtgtgtgtgcgcgcgagttTATGTTTGGGTacacttttgtttgtgtgtgtgtgtctgtcactgtctgtgtgtgtgtgtgggtgggtctaTTTGTGTGTCTATGGTGCAATAGCTAGTTATAAATCATGTAAGCATGCCGTTACTAGTGCATCATGGGGTGTTGCTGGTCAGATCACTTCAATGTGGTGAGCAGCCTTCAAATTCAAGCCAAAGGTGTGATCCATTAgaaattgattaaataaatgTAGGACTAGCGGCttaaataaacatgtatttgaTTATGCCATAATCTACTGTAATCTAAGACTTGATAAATATATGAACTGCATGATGAGAATTTATGATCCATCTAGCCTCTTGGGCATCATGCTTTAATTTGTGATGTGGCATTGTAGATCAAATAGTCTGTGTGGATTCCAAACGGCAAACTCCATCGTCATTTTGGCCTCCATAGAGTCACTGTAGCTTCCATATAATCACTGTACTCTCCATAGAGTCACTGTAAACTCCATATAATCCCTGTACTCTCCATATAGTCACTGTAAACTCCATATAATCACTGTACTCTCAATAGAGCCACTGCAAATTCAATATAATCACTGTACTCTTCATAGAGTCACTGTAAACTCCATATAATCACTGTACTCTTCATAGAGTCATTGTAAACTCCATATGATCACTGTACTCTCCATATAGTCACTGTAAACTCCATATGATCACTGTACCCATACAGTCACTGTAGCCTCCATACAGTCACTGTAGTCTCCATAGAGTCACTGTAGCATCCATAGAGTCACTGTAACGTCCATACAGTCACTGTAGCATCCATATAGTCACTGTAGCCTCCATACAGTCACTGTAGTCTCCATAGTTCACTGTAGTCTCCATAGTTCACTGTAACGTCCAAACAGTCACTGTAGCATCTATACAGTCACTGTAACGTCCATACAGTCACTGTAGTCTCCATAGTTCACTGTAGTCTCCATAGTTCACTGTAAAGTCCATACAGTCACTGTAGCATCCATACAGTCACTGTAACGTCCATGAAGTCACTGTAGCATCCATACAGACACTGTAGCATCCATACAGTCACTGTAGCATCCAAACAGTCACTGTAACGTCGTCCATACAGTCACTGTAGTCTCCATAGAGTCACTGAAGCATCCATACAGTCACTGTAGCATCCATATAGTCACTGTAGCCTCCATACAGTCACTGTAGTCTCCATAGTTCACTGTAGTCTCCATAGTTCACTGTAACGTCCAAACAGTCACTGTAGCATCTATACAGTCACTGTAACGTCCATACAGTCACTGTAGCATCTATACAGTCACTGTAACGTCCATACAGTCACTGTAGTCTCCATAGTTCACTGTAGTCTCCATAGTTCACTGTAACGTCCATACAGTCACTGTAGCATCCATAGAGTCACTGTAACGTCCATACATTCACTGTAGCATCGATACAGTCACTGTAACGTCCATACAGTCACTGTAGCGTCCATACAGTCACTGTAACGTCCATACAGTCACTGTAACGTCCATACAGTCACTGTAGCATCCATAGAGTCACTGTAACGTCCATACAGTCACTGTAGCATCCATAGAGTCACTGTAACGTCCATAGAGACTGAAGTGGCGGTAAGTCGCTGTGACTTGATCAGTCTGCCCGGCTTTCACTCAAATTCTTTActgaatgagaaaaaaaaacagacactcACAGCCGTGACTAATAACGAGGCATTGGTCGTGTGCCCATCACACAACCATCTGtgccaaaatattttttttccatgaccGACTCACTTAAccaaacctccccccccctccccccccccccccccccctcgtctctcctcccctcccagagATCGGCCGCGTACGCAAGGACATGTACATCGACACGATGAGCGCGGGCCCTTCGGACGGCCGTGACAGCGAGGAGCTGCCCGACGGCATCGGCCCCGTGGCCCAGCTGCAGGAGAAGCTGTACGTGCCGGTGAAGGAGTACCCGGATGTGAGTGTCCAGACTCAGCGCTCACCTCTCCGCCCTTCGGGGGCTCTGTCACTGATCCGCTGCACTCATGTGACCTTCACTGGCTctggtcaggggggggggggacgtcatTTTGTCCGAGGGCATGGTCTCTCAGTGCTACAGGCTACCCTGTACAACAAAAAGCAACCTACAACTAAAGTACCACTATGTACGTTAATACAAAATATTACTTGAATATAAACAAGCTTAAAGTGTGATACTACATTTAACTTGTATATAGTCAGCTTATGACTATGTACACGTTTAAGGATCAATTATATTAACTTGTCGATTGGTACATGTTGATTTTCTTGTTGTTGTATCTATTCACCAATAGTTGCAGTAACTCTTCTCATTCGCGTGTTAATGAAATCAGTTCAtaggacgcgcacacacagcgcGCACACAGCGCGCACACAGCGCGCACACAGCGCGCAcacagcgcgcacacacagcgcGCACCCACGCCGGGCCACTCATGCACTCTATTTTTCACACATCTGAGGGAGCAAATTGACACCTTGGCGCGTACATCCACcctcgggacacacacacacacacacacacacacacacacacacacacacacacacacacacacacactgacacacacacacacacactgacacacacacacacagaaacacggcGGAACCATTGAGATCAAGGTTAAATATAGAGAGCTGCTCTGGCCGGCGTGTGCGTGAGTCctcgtgcgcgtgtgtgcctgtgtgttgctAGTGGTATTAATGTGGGGGGTGGCTTATGAGAATGGGAGGAATGTGTAGCAACACAGAAAGGTGGATTAGATTACAGAAACACatgagagatgaagggagaccTCACCAGAggaagaaacacagagagaaagaaaaaagagagagagagcgagagagtgagataagAATTGAGAGAAGGAAGTGAGAAAAGACTAAGACAGAGGGTTAATAGAAAAAGAGGAAGTGAGACCATgagtaagagagtgagagaaagaaaacagaagGAAATGGGGAAAACATTGAGGACATAATGCTCTGTAGCACGTCTGACAGAAACGGCTGACCGAGGCAGAGAACGAGAGACTGCATGAAAATATTAAGAGGGTGGttggggttgagagagagagagagagagagaccagataaAGTAGGATAAAGTAGGGAGGTCATAATATTTTACACATATGATCGCACCAGCAGAGGCAAGAGAGGGTTTAAGAGAGAATAGAAAAGGACAATGAGACTTCCATAGATACATTGAGAAACACactaactaacacacacacacacacacacacacagaggggcagCTGTCTGGTTAATCAGTCAGCACTGGTGACAGATAAGGGTAGAGAACGCCGCTGTTCTGCAGTGCCAGGCACACTGGCCACATAATGatctatttctgtctctcttagaagcacacacactttcaaacgAAGACGCAGACACAAAGACGCACCGCACACcatacaagcaaacacacaaaccccgaCGCCGTCTGCAATCGCAACGCTTCAAACTCACAACTGGTTTCTCAAAAGCTGTCGTGCTAAAAAGGTTACGCGTTGTGAGATGAACCCTGTGTGTCGGCCCCGTGAATGGAGCTCTGGTTTGAAAAGGTCTTGTGTAGTTTCGGTGGTTCAGAGTGGGGCTCTCACACTGCCAGGGTGAGTAGCGCCCCCCCAGGCCATGACTGTACACTCTCACGGTGCTGTGGGACGTCTGGGGGAACGCCTTCATCCGATGGCATAATTGTtttttaacgtgtgtgtgtggcgtctgAAGGCACCTCTgagtctcttcctctcctctctcgtgtGTAGTTCAACTTTGTGGGAAGGATCCTGGGGCCACGCGGCCTCACCGCCAAACAGCTGGAGGCTGAGACCGGCTGCAAGATCATGGTCCGAGGGAAGGGCTCCATGAGGGACAAGAAGAAGGTATGAAGTCATGTCCCCTGTCGGTCTGACGTCATGTCCCCTGGCTCTTcggtctgtccacctgtcccctGTCGGTCTGACGTCATGTCCCCTGGCTCTTCGGGCTGTCCACCTGTCTCCTTTCTGTCCGCTTTCCTGTCTATTCTGTCTTTGTTGTCATCTGTCATCTTCTTTCAATCTTTCTCTTTTCGTTCtactttctatctatctatctatctatctatctatctatctgtctatctgtctatctgtctatctgtctatctgtctatctgtctgtctgtctgtctgtctgtctgtctgtctgtctgtctgtctgactgtctgtcgttctgtctgactgtctgactgtctgtcgttctgtctgtctgtctgtctgtctgtctgtctgtctgtcgttctgtctgtctgtctgtctgtctgtctgtctgtctgtctgtctgtctgtctgtctgtctgtctgtctgtctgcctgtctgtctgttcttgGTTGCAGTCTGTCGGCCCCTGAACACCAGCAGGTGGACCAGCTCCAGCATTCCATCGCCCTTTCTTACTTCCAGaacattccacacacacacacacacacacacacacacacacacacacacacacacacacacacacacctgagacgTATAAAGCGATAGAGACATAACTTAAGAAGTAGAGCTCAAAGGAGAGAAAGGACAGGGCAGGGGCTGGAAGATTTCTCGTTTTTGGATTTgttgaaagaaaaacaagatATACACAGTGTGGAAAGGCTGTTAGCAGGATGAGGAATCATAACATTGTGTTAACAACCAGAAGAGCAACAGGACGACGCAATAGTATGATAACACATGCCTCTTGAGTTTCCAGAAGACCTTGACTGaccctgacacaaacacactaacagacacgcacacacccacacactgagaCTGTTccattgtgtaagtgtgttaaAATCATTCCATAAAATGTACTAAAGTGTcccgtgtgattgtgtgttgcAGGAAGAAATGAACAGAGGCAAGCCCAACTGGGAGCACCTCAGTGAAGAGCTCCATGTGCTGATCACGGTGGAGGACACGCACAACCGTGCCCAGATCAAACTCACGAGGGCCACGGCAGAGGTCAAGAAGCTGCTGGTGCCTGCTGTGAGTAGATCCCCGCCGACACCAAGCCCAGGGCAACACCTAGCCCCGAGTAGCACCTAGCCCCAAGTAGCACCTAGCCCCGAGTAGCACCTAGCCCCGAGTAGCACCTAGCCCAGAGTAGCACCTAGCCCCGAGTAGCACCTAGCCCCGAGTAGCACCTAGCCCAGAGTAGCACCTAACCCAGACTAACAGCTAGCTCAGACTAACAGCTAGCTCAGACTAACAGCTAGCTCAGACTAACAGCTGGCCCAGACTAACAGCTAGCTGAGACTAACAGCTAGCTCAGACTAACAGCTAGCCCAGACTAACAGCTAGCTCAGACTAACAGCTAGCTCAGACGAATAGCTAGCATAGGGTAACAGGGATGCTTGAAGCCACTTCGGCCCATGAGGATTGAGAGGTTGTTGGTATGCATGTGAGGATGTTGGCTGGAATCGGGGGCCAGGGGATTGTGCATCaaagtgtgcatgcgtgtgcgtgtgtgtgtgcgtgtgtgtgtgtgtgtgtgtgtgtgtgtgtgtgtgtgtgcacggacctccgtgtttgtgcatgagagaaagagagtttgTGAAGGGTTAGGGTAATTAGAGTACATGCATAAAGGGGTTTCCATGGAGACCCCTGGTTGTTTGAAAGGCCTGGCCAATGAATGGGGAGTCTGTTCACTCGTTCTCTCCCCACTCCATCACCCCTTTCACCCTTTCACATCTCACTTCATTCCCAGCTAGTCGCTACAgtatcccccccacacacaatctAACAGAAGTTTTTGTCCACACAAGAGAACATTACTTTGATTTGCACTCTGGAGACATTTCTGACATTCTCCCTGCCAcctactcctctcccccctgacgcacacacacactcacatgcacccgCAAACAGTCAAGCGCCTATAGTCTGAAGACAAACACAATtaaagtagacacacacactctggcctaacgtctctctctctctctctctctctctctctctctctctctctctctctctctctctctctctctctctctctctctctccccccctccctctctctcacccacacataTGTAGAGAGGGAGAACCAACACAACCCTCTCTctaacatgcgcacaca contains these protein-coding regions:
- the qki2 gene encoding protein quaking-B translates to MVGETEVKERPKSSPDYLMQLMNDRKVMSSLPNFSGIFTHLERLLDEEIGRVRKDMYIDTMSAGPSDGRDSEELPDGIGPVAQLQEKLYVPVKEYPDFNFVGRILGPRGLTAKQLEAETGCKIMVRGKGSMRDKKKEEMNRGKPNWEHLSEELHVLITVEDTHNRAQIKLTRATAEVKKLLVPAAEGEDSLKKMQLMELAILNGTYRDANLKQPTMAFSLASPQARQIITQHPSQVMQQALRNPSPMNGPTLMPLLRQIQSSALMQGGSPHPALMQQGPESGIIYTPYEYPYTLTPSILEYPMDTSGVLGAMTTKVRRHDMRIHPYQRVMTTDRAATATNP